Part of the Cohnella candidum genome, CCTGCAGGATCCTCTCTGGATAGCATGCGGTCATTGTAACACAGGACAGCGCCGCTTCGGCGCCTGGAAAGAAAAACATCCCGCTCCGCCGCGAAGCGGGAGCGGGATGTCCGAATGGCTGGGATTAATATTGCAGGCCCGGGTACAGCGGATATTGCGCCGTCAGGTCGCGAACGAGATCGCGGGCTTGCCGGAGCGTCGCTTCGTCCTTCGGGTTTTTCAGCGTCATGGCGATGACCTTGGCGATCGTCTTCATCGCTTCGGCGCCCATGGCGCGGGAAGTGACGGCCGGCGTGCCGATCCGGATGCCGCTCGTCACGAACGGGCTCGTCGGGTCGAACGGGATCGCGTTCTTGTTGACCGTGATGGCGACGGAGTCGAGGACATGCTCGGCGTCTTTTCCCGTGATGTTCAGGTTGCGGGTGTCGATCAGCATCAGGTGGTTGTCCGTACCGCCGGATACCAGGTTCAGGCCTTCCGCCAGCAAGGCTTCGGACAGCACCTTCGCATTGGAGACGATGTTGCGTGCGTAGTCTTTAAACGACGGCTGCAGAGCCTCGCCGAGGGCGACCGCCTTGGCGGCGATGATGTGCATCAACGGTCCGCCTTGGGAGCCCGGGAATACGGCTTTGTCGATCGCCGCCGCCCACGGCTGGCGGCACAAGATCAGGCCGCCGCGGGGACCGCGGAGCGTTTTGTGCGTCGTCGTCGTGACGAAGTGCGCGTGCGGAACCGGGCTCGGATGCTCGCCGGCCGCCACGAGGCCCGCGATATGCGCCATGTCGACGAACAGGAGAGCGCCGACGTCGTTGGCGATTTGGGCCATTTTTTCGAAATCGATGATGCGCGGGTACGCGCTCGCGCCGGCGACGATCATGCGCGGGCGATGTTTGAAGGCCGCTTTGCGGACTTCGTCGTAATCGATCGTGAACGTATCTTCGCTGACGCCATAAGCGACGAAGTTATAGAACAGGCCGGACGCGTTGACCGGGCTGCCGTGCGTGAGGTGGCCGCCGTGCGCCAGGTTCATCCCGAGCACGGTGTCGCCGGTTTTGAGCGCGGCCAGGTAGACGGCCATGTTCGCTTGCGCGCCGGAGTGGGGCTGCACGTTCGCATGCTCGGCGCCGAACAGCTCTTTCGCGCGGTTGCGCGCGATGTCCTCGGCGATGTCGACGTATTCGCAGCCGCCGTAGTAACGTTTGCCGGGATAGCCTTCGGCGTATTTATTCGTGAGCACCGTGCCCATCGCTTGCAGGACGGCGGGGCTGACGATGTTCTCGGAAGCGATCAGCTCGATGTTGTCGCGCTGGCGGCCGAGCTCCAGGTTTAACGCTTTGACGATTTCGGGGTCTTGCTGGCGCAATTGATCCATGACGGGAAAACCTCCAATATTCGAATGGGATAGGGACGAAAATGAAAATTTATCGGTAGATGTTCGGTCGATCCGTACGATTTAATCGCAAGTTCCGCTCGAGGACGTCTCGGTTGGCAGTTCATATACCGCCCTCGCTCCGCCGATCAGCTTCGGACGGCTGTAGGCGGCCGTCACGCGGGCTTCGCCGATCCACCGGACGGAAGGCCGAAACGGTACGGCGACGACACGCAGGTGCATGCCGATCAGCGTTTCGCCGATGTCGAGGCCCGCATGGACCTGCACTTGTTCGACGAGGCAAGGGTCTTTCATCCGGCGGTAGGCATACGAGGCCATGGAGCCTCCGGCCTTCGGAACGGGCACCGCCGACACGATCGTCCAGCCCATCGCTTCAGCCAGTTGGCGTTCCATGACCAGAGCGCGATTCAGGTGCTCGCAGCATTGCCACACCGCGGCGAAGCCGATCTTGGCACGGGCCCGCTCTACGCCTTCGTGGATCTCGGCGGCCACCGTCTCCGCTCCGGACGTGCCGATGCGGCGTCCTTGCACTTCGCTGGTGCTGGTCCCGATGACGACCAGCTTGCCGGAGCCGATGCCGCCGGCTTCCGCCAGCTCGGTTAACGCTTGCTCGACCAGATCGGCGATCGGCGCTTGTTCCTTCGTCGTCATGCCGGTCACCTCCGACATCAAGGATGCAAAGCCTGTTTGTCTTCGAGCCCCATCACTTTGCGGATCCGGTTCAGATGGCGTTCGCCTTGGGAAAACGGCGTGTCCAGCCAAACTTTGACGATCTCCTCGGCAAGGCCCGGACCGACGACTCGTTCGCCCATGGCGAGCACGTTGGTGTCGTTATGCTCGCGGGTCGCTTTGGCGGAGAACAAGTCGTGCACGAGCGCGCAGCGGATGCCCGGCGTTTTGTTGGCCGCGATCGACATTCCGATCCCCGTGCCGCAAATCAGGATCCCCCGCTCCGCTTCGCCGTTCACGACCATGTCGCAAACGGGAATCGCGTAATCCGGATAATCGACGGAATCCGCGCAGTCGCAGCCGACGTCGAGCACTTCGTGGCCCAGCTGCTTCAGCATCGGAACGATGACGTCTTTCAGACGGTAACCGGCGTGATCGGCACCAATCGCTATTTTCATGGATGACTACCTCCCAAGGATAAACGGCTCGTATTCACAAGGGTATTATACCTGAATTGTCCGCCGGCCAACAGTTGAGGGCATTCCTCCTTCGACACGCAAATTTTGCCGAAAAAGACAAAAAAGAGCGAGCGCGTCGTCAAACGCACTGCTCTTCGCCCAGGCGACCGGCCGTCATTCCGATGCTCCCCCGTGGTTCCACCCACTTCGCGTCGCCAGTCACATCGGAACGTTAAATTGTACCCTCATCATAACGGGTCCGAAGGTAAAAATCAATCCGGTTTCCGGTGTTCCGCGTCCTCCAACTTGTCCAGCAGGCGCAGCACGGCATTTTCGATCTCGTCCGCGCTTTTCTCATAGAAGCTGAGCGGTCCCCCGAAAGGATCGGCGATGTCGAAATCCGGCAGCCGGCGTTCCAGCTCCTCGAGACGGCGGCGCTCCTCTTCGCTGAGATTCTGGCCGAGCGCGCGGCGAATCTGCCATTCGGAGTACAGGCGCTCCGCCTCTTCGAGGTCGGCGGCCAACGCTCCGTCCCGAAGCGCGAACTCCTTCAGCGTGTAGGTTTTATCCGCGGCGTCCGGGTGGCGCCGTACGATCGCCTGCTTATGAGACGACGTCATCGTGAGAATGAGATCCGCCCAAGCGATTTGATCCGCGGACAAGGCCCGGGACGGACCGGGGACCGGCAGCTTGCGGCGGCGAAGCGTCTCGGCGGCGTTGGGGGAAACGGGATATCCATCCACGGCTCCCAGGCCGGCCGAACGGACTTCGACCGCCTTCCCGGCGCGGCCCGCCAAATCTCTCAGCATCGCTTCCGCCATCGGACTCCGGCAGGTGTTGCCCGTGCATACGAACAGAATGGTGCGCATATTTCCCCCTCCCTCTTACCGTATTCATAACAGAAAAAGCAGCCCGAACGCAAATAGGATCACGCCGCCGAACGCTTCGCCGTATCCTCCGAGGGAACGGCCGACCTTGCGTCCGAGCAGCAGGCCGAGCACGCTCATCAACCCTCCGAATAACCCGAACATCAACACCGTGAACAGCAAATGCCCGGAAAACATGCCGAGCGACACGCCCACCGAAAATGAATCGATGCTGACGCTTAAGGAGAACACGATCAGTCCCCATCCGGTGCGATGGTCGATCGATTCTACCTGTTCCCCCCGCAGCGAACTGTACACCATATGCCCGCCCAGCAGCAGAAGCAACGCCCCAGCGGCAGACGTCGCCACGCCTCCGAGCAGCGAGCTCACGTATTGTCCCGTCACCATCCCGCCCAGCGGCATCAGGATGTGGAAGAGCGCGATGACGGAGCTTAGCTTGAGCACGTCCAAGAGCCTGACGCCCTTCATCCCGATGCCGATGCCCAGCGAAAAAGCGTCCATGCCCAAGGCGATCGCCATCAGCAGGATGGCGATCAGGTGGCCGGCGGACGCGGACATCTCCAACATTAGCTTATCCCCCCCGCGCGTTCCGGAAACGGCGGATGCCGATCGATCCCGGACGCGAAATCCGCCTTCGCTCTTTTCTGAGCATATGCGGACAAGAGGGGGAACATGACCCGCCGCGGGGACAGGTTACGGTTGGGGGACAGACCTCACGCGGCCGCCGGCGGCTTTGCGCATGCGGTTCATGAGCGCGGCTCCGATTCCCCGCTCGGGAAACCCTTCGGCGACGATGAAGTCGAGACCGAGCCTGTCGCATTCCCGAAGCGTCGCGTAAAGCTGCTGCGCCGCCGTCTCGGGCGCTTGCCTGGAGCCGCAGACGAGGATTTCGTCCGCTGCTCCCTCGTAGCGGCCGGCGTGCTCGCCTGCCGCGATGATGCCGACTTTGCGGCCTGCGTCCCGGGCTTGGCGCGCTGTTTCGCGTACCGCTTGGATCAGGGCGTCGTCGTTATCTGCCGTGATGAGCAGCATTTCGCCTTCGGGGGCGTAATGCGTGTATTTCACGCCGGGCGAGCGGGGCTGCTCCGCCGTTTGCGCTTCCGGAGCGCCTTCGGCCGCCGATTCGCCGCCGGTTTCGACGCGGGCTTCCGGACCGGCCGCTGCTTGCAGCTGCTCCGCGGTGACGCCGCCCGGTCTGAGGATGTGAATGACGCCGTCCAGCACCCGCACGACCGTGGACTCCAACCCCACCCCCGTGGGACCGCCGTCCAGCACGCCGTCGATCCTGCCATCAAGGTCTTCCATCACGTGGGCAGCGGCCGTCGGGCTCGGGCGACCGGACCGGTTCGCGCTCGGCGCGGCCAGCGGGCAGCCGGACAGCTCGATGAGCCGTCTGGCCGTTTCATGCGAGGGCATGCGCACCGCTACGGTGTCGAGACCCGCCGTGACGAGCGGGGACACGGCGACGGTCTTCGCAGGAAGCACGAGGGTCAGCGGTCCGGGCCAGAAAGCGCGAATGAGCTTTCTTTCCAGATCGTTGACCTGTTCCGCGAGCGAATCCAGCGCTTCTTCCGACGCCACATGCACGATCAGCGGGTTGTCGGACGGGCGGCCCTTGGCCTCGAAAATCCGCCGGACCGCGTCCGTGTTCCGCGCGTCGGCGCCGAGACCGTATACCGTCTCGGTCGGGAATGCAACAACGCCGCCGGCGGCGAGGGCCGCGGCGGCTTCTTTCAAGCCCGAGGACGATTCGTCGTCCGCCGGCCAATATTTCGTGTTCGTCATGGCGCGATATCCATCCTTGAGGTTTCTCGTCGCGATTATAGCATATTTTGGCGGGAGGCCGAAGCGCGATGTCCGGGGGCGGCCGATTTACGAGAAAATCGAGCCCAGGAACTCGCCGAATTTTTGCAGCAGCTCCCACAGGAAGAACCGGGGCTTCGGTTTGTCGGCGTCGCTGTCGGCATCGGCCGCTTTGCCGGCTGCATCGTCGTTTGCGTTCGCTTGTGCGGAAGCTAATCTCACAGAAGTTTTAACCGGTGTTTTCGTGGATGCTTTGCCGACCGTCGCTTGGGCTTCCGCCGGTTTGGCCGTAGCGGCTTCTTCCGATTTCGTCGCCGCGGTCAGGCACAGCGGAGGAAACAACACGCACCACCAGTTGGCACCTTGCGCCCCGCCCAGTGAGATCCGCAGCGCTTCATAGTTGCCGGATGGGTAGCTGCGTCCTTCGAACGTTTTTTCCGGAAAAGGCACCTTAGCCAGCTCCGTTGCGGCGCCATAATCCACGCCCCACTCTTGCAGCGTTTGGTCGGCCGTTTGCTGAATTTCATTCAAGTGGGAGGCGATCAACGCACGAGCTTGTTCATGGGTCCCCGGCATCGGTCCCCAAGACAAAATAAGCGCCTCCACCCGGTCGCGAACATCGCGCTTCACCTTCTGATCGAAGTCCGAGTCGGAATTGGCCAAAATGCGGATGCGGATCGCGTCCGGCGGAATCGCGGTTTCCTCATCTTCTGAGGAGGAGGCTTGAGCCGCAGCTCCCATAGTGGAAGACAACAACGGCACTAGGATCAAGCATACAAGGACGGCTTTCGCCGCAGCCTGGAAATTCAAGTTCGGGAAGATGGCAGCAAACTTCGTACGGATAAAAGTAAAATGATGGCCTTGACGTCGCATAGGGATTCTCTCTCCTTGAGCACCCGTCGGCGCTCGCTATGCGTTCCGGAACGTCTTAGCCATCATTATGTCCAGTCGGCGAATCTATAAACCTAGCAAATCGGAAAAAGGGAGGGGCGCTTACCTCACGGCGATGACGTGCCGGTTGATGCCGGCGTAGTCGACGACGAAGCGGATGCGCTCCCAGTCCGCCGCTTCACGCAGCAGCGCCGCGACGTCCTCCGCTTGGCCGGCGCCGACTTCCCAGGCGACGATCTGAGGTAGCTGCGGGAGCCGCCCAAGCTGCTCCGCCATCCGGCGGTACGGCGTCAAGCCGTCATCTCCGCCGTCGAGCGCCAGATGCGGCTCGAAATCGCGGACTTCCCGCTGCAAGTCGGGCATTTCGCCGGATGCGATGTACGGCGGGTTGGAGACGAGCACGTCGATCGGCTCCCCTCCCGCTTCCGCCATGAACGGTTCGAGCAGGTCTCCCTGCACGAACCGGATCCGCTCCTCCGCGCCCAGCAGAGCCGCTGCGTTGCGCTTCGCCATCCCCAGCGCGTCCGCGGACAAATCGCTGGCGGTCACCCGCCACGTCGGCCGCTCGGCCGCCAGCGTCACCGACAGAGCGCCGCTGCCGGTCCCGACGTCGAGCACGCGCGGAACCGCGCCGCTGCCTGCCGGCCACTGCCTGTCCGCCTCAAGCAGCACCGCTTCCGCGAGCAGCTCCGTCTCCGGCCGCGGAATCAACACCTGCGGTCCGACTTCGAACCGCCGCCCATAAAAATACTGCTCCCCCGTCACATACTGCACGGGTTCGCCGCTCCCCCTGCGGCGCAGCAGCTCCTCCCACGCCGCATCCAACCCGGCGCCCGCCGGCCACGGCTCGCGCCAATCCCTGAGCAGCTCGGCCTTGCTCTTGCCGAGCAAATGCAAAAGAAGAAGCTCCGCGTCCGCGGCCGCTTCTTCCACTCCTGCTTGCTCCAATCTCGCTTTCGTTTGGGACCATGCGTCCCGCAGCGTCTTCCTCGTCTCCGCGCTCAAACCGGGAGCCCCCTTGCGTTCTATCCGGGCGATCAGCCCATGTTCTCGCGTTCGAGCACCGCTTGCTGCTCGGCGAGCGTCAGCGTCTGCACGATTTCTTCCATGTCGCCGTTCAGCACGGAATCGAGCCGGTGAAGCGTCAGCCCGATCCGATGGTCGGTTACCCGGCTTTGCGGGAAATTGTACGTCCGGATCCGTTCGGACCGGTCGCCGGTTCCGATCTTCTCGCGGCGTTCGCCCGCGTACTTGGCTTCCTCTTCTTGCATCTTGATGTCCATGATGCGGGCGCGCAGCACTTGCAGCGCTTTGGCCTTGTTATCGTTCTGCGATTTGCCGTCCTGGCACGTCGCTATAATGCCGGTCGGGATGTGCATCACGCGCACGGCCGACTTCGTCGTGTTGACGGACTGTCCGCCGGCGCCGCTGGAGCAGAACGTATCGACTCGAATATCCTTGTCGAGGATTTCGATGTCGAGTTCCTCCGCCTCCGGCATGACGACGACCGTGGACGTGGAAGTATGGATGCGCCCGCCGGATTCCGTTTCCGGAACCCGCTGCACGCGGTGCGCCCCGCTCTCGTATTTCATTTTGCGGTAAGCATCGGAACCGGATACTTGGAAAATGACTTCCTTGAATCCGCCGAGATCGCTGACGTTCGCCTCCAGCAGCTCCGTGCGCCAGCCTTGGCTGTCCGCGTATTTGGCGTACATCCGGTACAGATCCGCCGCGAACAGGTTGGCTTCCTCGCCGCCGGCGGCGCCGCGGATTTCCACGATGACGTTTTTGCCGTCGTTGGGATCCTTGGGCAGCAGCAGGATACGGACGCGGTCTTCCAGCTCCGCGCGCCGCTCATCCAGCTCATCGATCTCCAGCTTAACCATTTCGCGCATTTCGTCGTCCAACTTTTCTTCGAGCATCGCCTTGGCGCCGGCCAATTGCTCCAGCACCGTTTTATATTCCTGATAGCCCTGGTACGCTTCCTCAAGGCCGGATTGTTCCTTCGCATAAGAACGAAGCCGCGCGGAGTCGTTCACCACGTCGGGATCGCACAGCAGCTCGCTCAACTTTTCGTATCGATCCGCCAAAGCTTGCAGACGGTCCAGCACTTCTCCTCAACCTCCGTTGTTTGCCGCACCATTCATGATGCGTCGGTTTTGCAACCTTTATTATATCACATCCTTGCAAGTGATTGATGCCCGGTTCCCGGCAGAAAGATTGCGTGGCAATCTACGGCCCGAATCTTTAAAATAGACGCATAAAGACGCGAAAATGCACGGAAACCTGCAGGGAAGGTGAAATTGGTGTCGGAACTGAACATTCGGGAAGTGGCGCCGGGCGACCCGGAATTGGCCTATCTCATCGGTAAGTTGGACGAGGACTTACGGGCCAGATATCCGCATGAAACGATTTACGGCGTGGACTTTGGCGATCCGAAGGTCCGCAAAATGACGTTCGTCGTCGCCCGCGCGGACGGCCAACCCGTGGGCTGCGGCGGCATTCGTCCGTTGGACGGTTCACAGGCGGAGCTCAAACGGTTTTTCGTGGATTTGGCCTACCGGGGGAGCGGCATCGCCAAGGAGATGCTGGACGCGCTCGAAAACGCCGCCCGCCGCCGCGGCTTCGCCGACCTGCTGCTGGAAACCGGCGTTAGGCAGCCGGAGGCGATCCGATTCTATGAGAAAAACGGCTACCATCGCATCGAGCCGTTCGGGGAGTACGCAGGTGACGAGCTGAGCGTCTGCTACCGGAAAACCTTATGAAGCTCGACCGCCTGCTCGCCATTACGATGCTGCTGCTCAACCGCAAGCGTGTCAGCGCCAAAGAACTGTCGGACCGCTTCGAGGTTTCCCTGCGAACGATTTACCGCGACGTGGAAACGATCCAATTCGCCGGCATCCCCGTCGTGTCCTATGCCGGCACCTCCGGCGGGTACGAAATCGCGGACCGATACCGGCTCGACCGTCAGGTTCTCTCGTTCGAGGAACTGGGCTCGATCGTCATCGCCCTGCGCGGCATCCGCTCGACGCTGGAAGACCGGGAAATCGAGCCCTTGCTCGACAAGGTCGGCGCGATGCTGGGCAAGTCCGAGCACGAACGGCTGGGGGAAACGTCGGAGCATCTCTCAATCGACATCAACCCTTGGAGCCGGGGACAAGAGGATAAAGAGAAGCTGGCCGGCCTGCGGGATGCGATTCGAGACCGTCGAATCATCTCTTTCGCTTACGTCAGCGGAGACGGCGACCAAACCACACGGTCCTGCGAGCCGATGAAGCTGGTGCTTAAAGGCTACGTCTGGTATTTGTACGGCTATTGTTTATTGCGCGAGGATTTCCGGATTTTCCGGCTGTCGAGAATCCGGGAGCTGGCGGTCACGGGTCCCTCTTTCGTGAGAAGGGAGCTGCCGCCGAGCGGGGACTATCTCAGATGGGAGCACCGGATCCACGGCAACATGATCGATCTGGTGCTGCATTTCGGGCCGAGGTCACGGGCTAAGGCGGTGGACGCTTTCGGGGCGGACGCCATCGAGGATTTGCCGGACGGCTCCTTTCTCGTGCGGGCATCACGTCCGGACGAGCCGTGGCTGTACGGTCACCTGCTCGGTTTCGGAGCTGACGTGAAGGTGTTGGAGCCGCGGGAAGCGGCCGAGACGATGCGGAAGAAAGCCGAAGAAATTTTGAACCTGTACGCGGATCGCTGACAGCCTGCTGTCAGTGGTCTTTTTGTATGCTGTTGTCGTGATGTCCGCTTGGCGGCATCCAACCTATCGGAGAACGGGAGGAATACACATGTTTCACACGATCGAAGAATTCATGAAAGAGTGGAACCACGAGTCCGCATCCACCAAAAAACTTTTCGCCGCCCTGACGGACGAAGCCCTGAACCAGCAGGTCGGCGCGGGGCGCCGGACGATCGGTCGTCTCGCTTCCCACTTGATCGTATCCCCTCACGAGATGCTGACCCGGACGGGCCTTCATTTCGAAGCCCCATTCGGCTACGACCATGTTCCCGCCTCCGCTGCCGAGATCGTCGAGGCATACCGGATCGCCGAACAATCCATGCGGGAAGCGATCCGGACTCAATGGACCGACGAAAATCTAAGGGATGTCCACGACATGTACGGCGAGCAATGGTCGAATGCCGTGACGCTGAGAGTCGTCATCCAGCACGAGGTCCATCACCGCGCCCAAATGACCGTGCTGATGCGGCAAGCCGGCCTCAAGATCCCGGGCATGTACGGTCCCGTATACGAGGAATGGGAAGAATTCGGCATGAAGCCGCCCGTCGTTTGAAAAAAGGCAGTCCGTTTTCCGCCTTGGCGGCTTCCGGACTGCCTTTGTTTATTTGCCGGGAGCGACGTCGTCCAACACGACGATCGTGTCGATCGGGGCTTGCGGCGGGATGCTCTTCGAGACGGCCGGCCCGTAATACGCCCGGATCCGCATGCCTTTCTTGAGATCGGTCCAAGAGAGCGGGTCGCCTTTCGAGGAGATGACCGTGGATTCTTTGCCGGCGTTCAGGACGAGATCGGTATGGAACTCATTGCCTTCTCCGGTGCCGAGAATAAGAGAAGTCCCTTCGTCGGTAATCCGAATATCGCCGAGCTTGTCTTCGCGGATAAGCCTTTGCGTTCCCACGACGATATTCTGCGCGAATGCGCTTCCTGGCAGGCTAGCCGACACGAAAGGTCCGTAATCGACCGCGACGTGAACGCCGGGCTTGAGCGCATCCAATCCGGCCGGACGGCCCTCTTCATCCGTGATAACGGATGATTTAGCGTTCGCATGGAATATCATCCGCCTGTTGGCATCGTTTGGCGACCGCCCGAGGAAATCGAACCTCACCCTGCCGTCTCCTTCTTGCTCTACGCTCGTGATAACGCCGTTGTCCTTAAAAAATGTGGATTCATCCTCCAGCAGCACCACCTTGTGTTCCTCAACCCAAGTGATTTTATACCCGAACTTCTGCGCAACCTCCCGCGCCGGCAGGTAAGCTTTGCCATCGATGAATACGGGTACCATGCCCGAGTCGAGTCCGCCCACGACGACCATCACGTCCTTGCGCAGAAGCCCGCTCACTTTCGAGGTCAAGCCAGAAGCGCCGGCGGCAGCCGTCACGGTGAGCAGTCCCGCCGCGGTCAGCACCAGTACCGTTCGAATCCTTTTCCTCATCCCCACGCACTCCCTTTTCGATGGATTTTCGCCCATAATATTCCATTCATTCTAACGGATACGAAGCCGAAAAGTTGCTAGACAAAACAAAAAAGCGGCCCGAAGGCCGCCCCTAAGCACTGTAACGCTGCGATTATACGTTAAACCGGAAATGCATGACGTCTCCGTCCGCGACGACGTATTCCTTGCCTTCCAAACGGAGAAGCCCCTTCTCCTTGGCGGCGTTCATGGAACCGGAGTTCACGAGGTCGTCGTAGGATACGACTTCCGCGCGGATGAAGCCCCGCTCGAAGTCCGTATGGATCACGGCGGCCGCTTGCGGCGCTTTGGTCCCCTTGCGGATCGTCCACGCGCGGACCTCCTGGACGCCGGCCGTGAAGTAGGTGTACAGCCCGAGCAGCTTGTACGCCGCGCGGATCAGGCGGTCCAACCCGGATTCCGTCAAGCCGAGCTCTTCCAGGAAGAGCTCTTTGTCTTCGCCTTCCAGTTCGGCGATTTCGCTCTCGACCTTGGCGCTGATCGGCACCACTTCGGAGCCTTCCGCTTTCGCGAATTCGCGGACGCGCTGGACGTACTCGTTGCCGTCGGCGTTCGCCGCTTCGCTCTCGCTGACGTTGGCCGCGTACAGAACCGGCTTGATCGTCAGCAGATGGAGATCGCGCACGATTTGCTTCTCTTCGTCCGTCAGCTCCACGCTGCGCGCGGGCTTCTCGGCGAGAAGGGCCTGGTGGATGCGCTCAAGCACTTCGACTTCCTGGGCGTACTTCTTGTCTCCGCCCTTCATATTCTTCCGGGAGCGCTCGATGCGCTTCTCCACGGAGTCCATGTCCGCCAGAATCAGCTCGAGGTTAATGACCTCGATGTCATGGATCGGATCGACTTTGCCCGAGACGTGGGTAATGTTCTCGTCATGGAAACAGCGGACGACGTGAACGATGGCGTCGACTTCGCGGATGTTGGCCAGGAACTTGTTGCCGAGGCCTTCCCCGCGGCTCGCGCCCTTCACGAGGCCGGCGATGTCGACGAATTCGAAAGCCGTCGGGACGATGCGGTTCGGCACGACGATGTCGGCCAGCTTCTGCAGCCTTTCGTCCGGTACCTCGACGACGCCCACGTTCGGATCGATCGTGCAAAACGGATAATTGGCGGACTCGGCGCCCGCCTGCGTAATCGCATTAAACAAAGTCGATTTGCCGACGTTGGGCAAGCCGACGATTCCACACGACAGCGGCATTGATTAGACCACTCCTCTACAATTCTCAGCACATTATATCGCAGATTGCGAACGCCCGCCATTGTCCGATCCGGCATCTCCTTCTCGAAAGCCTCGAATGCGCATGAAAAAAGCCGGGCTCCCGTGCGGGGAGCCCGGCGCGTCAGGCCGGTCAATAGGCGGAGGCGGATCGGCGCCGGCGGATCATCCATTCGCTCGCCTGCCGGATCGCTTGGTCGTCCTGACGGCGGCCGCTCTGCTGCTCCAGCAGGTCGATCCATTGCACGACTCCGTCGTAATCGAAAGGCGTCAATTTATTTTGTTCCAGCGCGGCTTGGGCCACCGCCCGGATCATCGGAATACGGATGAAACGAACCACGGATCCACGCTCCTTTTGGATCCGATATTACCATAAATTGGGCTTAGGCGCCACTGGCATTCGCTTCTTCGCCCAAGTGCTCGCCGGCCAGCCGCTGCACCGTGTTCACCTGCTCCTGGAAGATTCCTTCGAACAAGACGCCGTAAAGCTCGCACAGCAGCTCGACCTCGCGGCTCATCGCCTGGATGCCGTCCACGGTCAGCACGACCCAGGTGCTCACCGGCACGCAAATGAGCGAAGCGTAGGGCGATTTCGAG contains:
- the prfA gene encoding peptide chain release factor 1: MLDRLQALADRYEKLSELLCDPDVVNDSARLRSYAKEQSGLEEAYQGYQEYKTVLEQLAGAKAMLEEKLDDEMREMVKLEIDELDERRAELEDRVRILLLPKDPNDGKNVIVEIRGAAGGEEANLFAADLYRMYAKYADSQGWRTELLEANVSDLGGFKEVIFQVSGSDAYRKMKYESGAHRVQRVPETESGGRIHTSTSTVVVMPEAEELDIEILDKDIRVDTFCSSGAGGQSVNTTKSAVRVMHIPTGIIATCQDGKSQNDNKAKALQVLRARIMDIKMQEEEAKYAGERREKIGTGDRSERIRTYNFPQSRVTDHRIGLTLHRLDSVLNGDMEEIVQTLTLAEQQAVLERENMG
- a CDS encoding GNAT family N-acetyltransferase; translation: MSELNIREVAPGDPELAYLIGKLDEDLRARYPHETIYGVDFGDPKVRKMTFVVARADGQPVGCGGIRPLDGSQAELKRFFVDLAYRGSGIAKEMLDALENAARRRGFADLLLETGVRQPEAIRFYEKNGYHRIEPFGEYAGDELSVCYRKTL
- a CDS encoding helix-turn-helix transcriptional regulator, with the protein product MKLDRLLAITMLLLNRKRVSAKELSDRFEVSLRTIYRDVETIQFAGIPVVSYAGTSGGYEIADRYRLDRQVLSFEELGSIVIALRGIRSTLEDREIEPLLDKVGAMLGKSEHERLGETSEHLSIDINPWSRGQEDKEKLAGLRDAIRDRRIISFAYVSGDGDQTTRSCEPMKLVLKGYVWYLYGYCLLREDFRIFRLSRIRELAVTGPSFVRRELPPSGDYLRWEHRIHGNMIDLVLHFGPRSRAKAVDAFGADAIEDLPDGSFLVRASRPDEPWLYGHLLGFGADVKVLEPREAAETMRKKAEEILNLYADR
- a CDS encoding DinB family protein, with amino-acid sequence MFHTIEEFMKEWNHESASTKKLFAALTDEALNQQVGAGRRTIGRLASHLIVSPHEMLTRTGLHFEAPFGYDHVPASAAEIVEAYRIAEQSMREAIRTQWTDENLRDVHDMYGEQWSNAVTLRVVIQHEVHHRAQMTVLMRQAGLKIPGMYGPVYEEWEEFGMKPPVV
- a CDS encoding stalk domain-containing protein — protein: MRKRIRTVLVLTAAGLLTVTAAAGASGLTSKVSGLLRKDVMVVVGGLDSGMVPVFIDGKAYLPAREVAQKFGYKITWVEEHKVVLLEDESTFFKDNGVITSVEQEGDGRVRFDFLGRSPNDANRRMIFHANAKSSVITDEEGRPAGLDALKPGVHVAVDYGPFVSASLPGSAFAQNIVVGTQRLIREDKLGDIRITDEGTSLILGTGEGNEFHTDLVLNAGKESTVISSKGDPLSWTDLKKGMRIRAYYGPAVSKSIPPQAPIDTIVVLDDVAPGK
- the ychF gene encoding redox-regulated ATPase YchF, whose amino-acid sequence is MPLSCGIVGLPNVGKSTLFNAITQAGAESANYPFCTIDPNVGVVEVPDERLQKLADIVVPNRIVPTAFEFVDIAGLVKGASRGEGLGNKFLANIREVDAIVHVVRCFHDENITHVSGKVDPIHDIEVINLELILADMDSVEKRIERSRKNMKGGDKKYAQEVEVLERIHQALLAEKPARSVELTDEEKQIVRDLHLLTIKPVLYAANVSESEAANADGNEYVQRVREFAKAEGSEVVPISAKVESEIAELEGEDKELFLEELGLTESGLDRLIRAAYKLLGLYTYFTAGVQEVRAWTIRKGTKAPQAAAVIHTDFERGFIRAEVVSYDDLVNSGSMNAAKEKGLLRLEGKEYVVADGDVMHFRFNV